Proteins encoded in a region of the Peromyscus maniculatus bairdii isolate BWxNUB_F1_BW_parent chromosome 15, HU_Pman_BW_mat_3.1, whole genome shotgun sequence genome:
- the LOC102921243 gene encoding baculoviral IAP repeat-containing protein 1a-like isoform X4, with product MLGKLGRRRRSLEGACQVVPQGEHFVNSWVRRELPMVSAYCNDSVFANEELRLDTFKDWPLESPVAVEALVRAGLFYTGIKDSVRCFSCGGCMEKWEEGDDPLEEHTRFYPNCLFLQNLKSSAEEIPDLQSHGALPEATDTTGESNHEDPVAVHSTVADLAQSAAQWFQEAKSLSEQLRGAYTKATFRHINLPEVCSGLGTDHLLGCDLSMVSKHISRPVQEALMLPEVLSNLSSVMCVEGETGSGKTTFLKKTAFLWASGCCPLLNRFQLVFYISLGSTRPDQGLADIICAQLLEAGGCISDVGLSSIIQQLKHQVLFLLDDYHGMDSLPQAIKTLITRNYLTQTCLLITVHTNRARNIRPYLDTILEIKEFPLYNTISVLRKLFFHNISHLQEFMIYFGKNVDLQGINKTPLFVAAVCADWFQNPSNQSFHDVAAFKAYMKYLSLKHKATPEPLKATVSSCGQLALRGLFSSCFEFSSDDLTEAGVDEDEDLTTCLMSKFSAQRLRPVYRFLTPLFQEFLAAMRLTELLGSERQEDHNLGLGYLRQINSPLKAVGTYSNFLKYVCSHPSSKAGPKIVSHLLQLVHDKELLKNMSDNEDYVKLHLETSPVMQLIKGLWQLSPEAFSSFVSEHLLSIALNFAYESNTVAVCSPFILQFLRGRTLALKVLNSQYFGDHPESLQLLKSVKVSINGNKMQPRVHYSVMEKCFETLQRPTIDEDYASAFEHMKEWENNLAENEDNVRNFMNNRLQHPPNISAGYWKLSPKPYKIPRLEVRVASMGPADQALLEVLMEIFSASQNIELHLNHSSGFLESIRPALELNKTSVTKCSMCRLELSTAEQELLLGLPALQSLEVSGTNQLPDQLFANLDKFSSLKELSVRLDGIPDVLLIIPGDFANLHHMEKLSIQTSTESDLSKLVKLIQNSPNLQVFYLKCDFFSNCESLMTVLASCKKLREIEFSGRCFEAMPFVTILPNFVALKILKLGRQQFPDKETSEKFAQALGSLRNLEELLLPTGDGIHHVAKLIVRQCLQLRCLRVLAFKETLDDDSVMEIAKGATSGGFQKLENLDLSLNHKITEEGYRHFFQALDNLPNLQMLNISRHLPESIQVQATTVKALGQCVSRLPCLTILQMFSWLLDEEDMKVINAVKERHPQSKRLTVFWKWILPFSPVIQK from the exons CTGTCTCTTTCTCCAAAACCTGAAGTCCTCTGCAGAAGAGATTCCTGACCTTCAGAGCCACGGCGCACTTCCAGAGGCCACG GACACCACAGGTGAAAGCAATCATGAGGATCCAGTGGCCGTTCACTCTACGGTGGCCG ACCTGGCTCAGAGTGCAGCCCAGTGGTTTCAAGAGGCAAAGAGTCTGAGTGAGCAGCTGAGAGGAGCCTACACCAAGGCCACTTTCCGCCACATCAATCTGCCAGAGGTGTGTTCCGGCCTCGGCACTGACCACTTGCTTGGTTGTGACCTGTCCATGGTTTCAAAGCACATCAGCAGGCCAGTGCAAGAGGCCTTGATGCTTCCCGAGGTCCTCAGCAATCTCAGCTCcgtcatgtgtgtggagggggaaacTGGCAGTGGGAAGACAACCTTCCTGAAGAAAACAGCTTTTCTCTGGGCATCAGGATGCTGTCCCCTGCTGAACAGGTTCCAGCTGGTCTTCTACATCTCCCTTGGTTCCACCAGACCAGACCAGGGGCTGGCTGACATCATCTGTGCCCAActcctagaggcaggaggatgcattAGTGATGTGGGCCTGAGCAGCATCATCCAGCAGTTAAAGCACCAGGTTCTGTTCCTGTTGGATGACTATCATGGGATGGACTCACTGCCCCAAGCCATAAAAACCCTGATTACAAGAAACTACTTGACCCAAACCTGCTTATTGATCACTGTCCATACAAACAGGGCCAGGAACATCCGCCCATACCTGGATACAATTCTAGAGATCAAAGAGTTTCCCCTCTATAACACTATCTCTGTATTACGGAAGTTATTCTTCCACAATATTTCACATCTGCAAGAGTTTATGATTTACTTTGGaaagaatgtagatttacaggGAATTAACAAAACTCCTCTCTTTGTGGCAGCAGTCTGTGCTGACTGGTTTCAAAATCCTTCTAACCAGTCCTTTCATGATGTGGCAGCTTTCAAGGCCTATATGAAATACCTTTCCTTAAAACACAAGGCTACACCTGAGCCTCTCAAGGCCACTGTGTCCTCATGTGGCCAGCTGGCTTTGAGAGGTCTTTTTTCATCTTGCTTTGAGTTCAGTAGTGATGACCTCACAGAAGCAGGCGTTGATGAAGATGAAGATCTGACCACCTGCTTGATGAGCAAATTCTCTGCCCAGAGACTAAGACCTGTCTATCGGTTCTTAACTCCTTTGTTCCAAGAATTTCTTGCTGCCATGAGGCTGACTGAGCTCCTGGGTTcagaaaggcaggaagaccatAATCTGGGACTTGGTTATTTGAGACAAATTAACTCACCCTTGAAGGCTGTGGGTACCTACAGCAATTTTTTGAAGTATGTCTGTAGTCATCCTTCATCAAAGGCAGGGCCAAAAATTGTATCTCATTTACTTCAGTTGGTGCATGATAAAGAATTGCTGAAGAACATGTCGGATAATGAGGATTATGTGAAGCTCCATCTAGAAACATCTCCGGTGATGCAGTTAATTAAGGGATTGTGGCAGCTATCTCCTGAAGCTTTCTCTTCATTCGTTTCAGAACATCTATTGAGCATTGCTCTAAACTTTGCTTATGAAAGCAACACAGTGGCTGTATGTTCTCCATTTATTTTGCAATTCCTTCGAGGGAGAACACTGGCTTTGAAAGTACTGAATTCACAGTACTTTGGGGACCACCCAGAAAGTCTGCAACTGTTGAAGAGTGTAAAAGTCTccataaatggaaataaaatgcaACCAAGAGTACATTACTCAGTCATGgaaaaatgttttgaaacatTACAGCGACCAACCATCGATGAGGACTATGCATCTGCCTTTGAACATATGAAGGAATGGGAGAACAATTTGGCTGAAAATGAAGATAACGTGAGAAATTTTATGAATAACCGACTCCAGCATCCACCCAACATCAGTGCTGGCTACTGGAAACTGTCTCCCAAGCCGTACAAGATCCCTAGGCTGGAAGTTAGAGTGGCCAGCATGGGTCCAGCAGACCAAGCACTGCTCGAGGTCCTAATGGAAATCTTCTCAGCATCACAGAATATCGAACTCCATTTGAACCACAGCAGTGGCTTTCTTGAAAGCATCCGCCCAGCTCTGGAGCTGAATAAGACCTCTGTCACCAAGTGCTCCATGTGCAGACTGGAGCTCAGCACAGCAGAACAGGAGCTGCTTCTCGGCCTGCCTGCCCTGCAGTCTCTTGAGGTCTCAGGGACAAACCAGTTACCAG ATCAACTCTTCGCTAACTTGGACAAGTTCTCAAGCCTGAAAGAATTGTCTGTGAGACTAGATGGCATTCCAGATGTGCTTTTGATCATCCCTGGGGATTTTGCAAACCTCCACCACATGGAGAAGTTATCCATCCAAACTTCCACAGAGTCTGACCTCTCCAAACTGG TTAAATTGATCCAGAACTCTCCAAATCTTCAAGTTTTCTACCTGAAATGTGATTTCTTTTCGAACTGTGAGTCTCTCATGACTGTGCTTGCTTCCTGCAAGAAACTCAGAGAGATTGAGTTTTCTGGACGATGCTTTGAAGCCATGCCATTTG tcACCATTTTGCCAAATTTTGTGGCTTTGAAGATATTGAAACTTGGGCGCCAACAGTTTCCAGATAAGGAAACATCAGAAAAGTTTG CCCAGGCTCTGGGTTctctcaggaacctggaggaactGCTCCTTCCCACTGGGGACGGGATTCACCACGTGGCCAAACTGATTGTCCGGCAATGTCTGCAGCTTCGGTGTCTCCGAGTTCTTGCCTTTAAGGAGACTTTGGATGACGACAGTGTGATGGAAATCG ccAAGGGAGCAACCAGTGGAGGTTTCCAGAAACTTGAGAACTTAGATCTTTCATTGAATCACAAGATTACAGAGGAAGGGTACAGACATTTCTTTCAAGCCCTGGACAACCTGCCAAACTTGCAAATGCTCAACATTTCCAGGCATCTCCCAGAATCCATCCAAGTTCAGGCCACCACTGTCAAGGCTCTGGGTCAGTGTGTGTCCCGACTGCCCTGCCTCACCATTCTTCAGATGTTCAGTTGGCTCCTGGATGAAGAGGACATGAAAGTGATTAATGCTGTGAAGGAGAGACACCCTCAGTCCAAACGCTTGACTGTCTTCTGGAAATGGATACTGCCCTTCTCTCCTGTCATTCAGAAGTGA